From a single Arachis hypogaea cultivar Tifrunner chromosome 3, arahy.Tifrunner.gnm2.J5K5, whole genome shotgun sequence genomic region:
- the LOC112790648 gene encoding gamma-soluble NSF attachment protein, giving the protein MSTSDPNKLITKADKLTKLSFTRWTADWKSATVLYEQAANAFRLAKDYEKAKTAYEKASKGQEMLSSPWDAAKHMESAAALAKELSNWREVADFYRRASELYIECGRPQPASDALAKGARALEDTVPEEAIQLYTDACTVLEEDEREQMAFDLYRAATNVYIKLEKYTDAASLMLKLGLAAEKSNAINSQFKAYLSAVIIYLYAHDFKQAEKCYNDISQVDAFLSSDQNRCASKLLAAYTDGDVEEIKRVAQSSTISHLDHVIIKLARKLPTGDVSALKGETAEGEEAPLDENDLT; this is encoded by the exons ATGTCCACCTCTGATCCCAACAAGTTGATAACCAAAGCTGATAAGCT AACAAAACTCAGTTTCACAAGGTGGACTGCGGATTGGAAAAGTGCTACAGTTCTTTATGAGCAGGCTG CTAATGCATTTAGACTTGCCAAGGACTATGAGAAAGCCAAAACAGCATATGAGAAAGCTTCAAAAGGACAAGAGATGCTTTCTTC ACCATGGGATGCCGCTAAGCACATGGAGTCTGCTGCTGCGTTAGCAAAGGAACTAAGCAACTGGAGAGAAGTTGCCGATTTCTATCGTAGGGCATCTGAATTGTACATTGAGTGTGGGAGACCACAGCCTGCATCCGACGCCCTTGCCAAGGGAGCGCG TGCATTGGAAGATACCGTGCCTGAAGAAGCTATTCAGCTATATACAGATGCTTGTACAGTTCTTGAAGAGGATGAAAGAGAACAAATGGCTTTTGATTTGTATCGTGCTGCAACCAATGTTTATATAAAACTTGAGAA ATATACAGACGCTGCATCTCTCATGTTGAAATTGGGCTTGGCAGCTGAGAAGTCTAATGCTATCAATAGCCAATTCAAG GCGTATCTTAGTGCGGTTATTATCTACCTTTATGCTCATGACTTTAAGCAAGCAGAGAAGTGCTACAATGACATTTCCCA GGTTGATGCTTTCCTCAGCAGCGACCAGAACCGTTGTGCTAGCAAGCTTCTTGCTGCTTACACAGATGGAGATGTTGAAGAAATCAAACGTGTTGCTCAGTCGAGCACTATTTCACATCTTGACCATGTG ATCATTAAGCTTGCAAGGAAACTCCCAACAGGAGATGTGAGCGCACTAAAGGGCGAAACTGCTGAAGGGGAAGAAGCACCACTTGATGAAAATGATCTGACGTAA